In the genome of Neisseria lactamica, the window ACCAGCGGGTTGGGGTCGCGCATGGCGGCGACGACGCGGGACACGCCCGCCCGCACCAGTGCTTCGGCGCAGGGCGGGGTGCGCCCGTAATGGCTGCACGGTTCGAGGGTAACAAAGGCGGTCGCGCCTTTTGCCATTTCGCCCGCCTGACGCAGGGCGTGGACTTCGGCGTGCGGTTCGCCCGCTTTGACGTGGAAGCCCTGTCCGACAACTTGACCGCCTTGTGCGATGACGCAGCCGACGCGCGGATTGGGCGAAGTGGAAAAACGCCCCAAAGCGGCAAGTTTGAGGGCGTTTTGCATCATAGAAATATCTGTTTCGGAAAACATCGGGATACCGTATCAGTATGGGTTGGGGGAATCAGGTTTTGCCGCCTGTTTTGACGGCTTGCGCCAGCCACGAGGCGAAATGTTCCGGGCTGTCGAAGCGTTTGTGCAGGGCGGCGAAGCGTATGGCGGCTTCCGTGCTTTGCCCGGACAGCTCTTCCAGCACGATTTCAACAAGTTCGGCAGAGGATATGTCGCGCAAACCCGAAGCATACAGCCTGAGTTCCGTGAGGCGGGCGGTTTCGCCGGCGATCTGGCGCGGGTCTGCACATTTTTGCGCGGCGGCGGTCAAATCGGCGCAAAGCCTGCCGCTGTCGAAAGGGCGGCGTTTTTTGTCATGGCCGGCGATCGAGGGCATTTTGAGTTCGGCGGTTTCGAGCGTGCCGAAGCGTTTGCCGCAGCTGGGGCAGTATCGGCGGCGGCGCACGGCGTTGCGTTCTTCCATCAGGCGCGAATCGGCAACGCGGGTGTCGGGGTGGGCGCAAAACGGGCATTTCATCGGGTTCGTCCTCCTATGCCGTCTGAAGTTCAGACGGCGACGCCGGCGGCGCGCGCGGTTTCCAAACCTTCTTCGACACTCATATAAACG includes:
- a CDS encoding NrdR family transcriptional regulator produces the protein MKCPFCAHPDTRVADSRLMEERNAVRRRRYCPSCGKRFGTLETAELKMPSIAGHDKKRRPFDSGRLCADLTAAAQKCADPRQIAGETARLTELRLYASGLRDISSAELVEIVLEELSGQSTEAAIRFAALHKRFDSPEHFASWLAQAVKTGGKT